In Candidatus Binataceae bacterium, a single genomic region encodes these proteins:
- a CDS encoding phosphomannomutase/phosphoglucomutase produces MNPQVFREYDIRGIVERDFDDDFVVNLGRAYATMLRRVGKTTITLGRDCRLSSDRLFGLLSDGLLQSGINVVDIGVVPTPLLYFSVIHWRMDGGAMITGSHNAAEYNGFKLGIGPSTIYGDEIQEARRIIERKDFISAPARGTLSSRPVHGDYNDFIKRTITLRPGLKVAVDGGNGCGGVVAAPLMRELGLETVELFIEMDGRFPNHHPDPTVEENMRDLIAAVKSSGAGIGIAYDGDADRIGAVDENGRIVWGDELMVVFSRTILRERPGAAIIGDVKCSNRMYDDIAAHGGRAIMWKTGHSLIKSKLKEEHAALAGEMSGHMFFADRYYGFDDAIYASFRLLEIVSREQRGLAKILADLPKSCFTPEIRLDCADESKFELVRKAADYFRGRYDVIEIDGVRVKFPGGWGLVRASNTQPALVMRFEAGDEKTLGEIRTLFESKLKELGAM; encoded by the coding sequence GTGAATCCGCAGGTTTTTCGCGAGTACGACATTCGCGGCATCGTCGAGCGCGATTTCGACGACGACTTTGTCGTAAATCTGGGCCGCGCCTACGCGACGATGCTTCGGCGGGTGGGCAAGACGACGATCACGCTCGGGCGCGACTGCCGGCTCTCGTCGGACCGCCTGTTCGGACTGCTGAGCGACGGTCTTCTCCAGAGCGGCATCAACGTGGTCGATATCGGCGTCGTGCCGACGCCGCTGCTGTATTTTTCGGTGATTCACTGGCGGATGGACGGCGGCGCCATGATCACCGGGAGTCACAATGCCGCCGAGTATAACGGCTTCAAGCTGGGCATCGGCCCTTCGACCATCTACGGCGATGAGATCCAGGAGGCCCGCCGCATCATCGAGCGCAAGGATTTCATCTCCGCGCCAGCGCGCGGCACGTTAAGCTCGCGCCCGGTGCACGGCGACTACAACGATTTCATCAAACGCACCATCACGTTGCGGCCCGGGCTCAAGGTCGCAGTCGACGGCGGCAACGGATGCGGCGGCGTGGTCGCGGCGCCGCTGATGCGCGAATTGGGGCTCGAGACAGTCGAGCTTTTCATCGAGATGGACGGCCGCTTTCCCAACCACCACCCGGACCCCACCGTCGAAGAGAACATGCGCGACCTCATCGCGGCGGTGAAAAGCAGCGGTGCCGGAATCGGAATCGCCTACGACGGCGACGCCGACCGCATCGGCGCGGTGGACGAGAACGGCCGCATCGTATGGGGCGACGAGTTGATGGTGGTGTTTTCGCGCACGATTCTGCGCGAGCGGCCGGGCGCCGCGATTATCGGCGACGTCAAGTGCTCCAACCGCATGTACGACGACATCGCCGCGCACGGCGGCCGCGCGATCATGTGGAAAACCGGCCATTCGCTGATCAAGAGCAAGCTCAAGGAGGAGCACGCCGCGCTCGCCGGCGAGATGAGCGGACACATGTTTTTTGCCGATCGCTACTACGGGTTCGACGACGCGATCTACGCTTCCTTCCGCCTGCTCGAGATCGTAAGCCGCGAGCAGCGCGGCCTCGCGAAAATCCTCGCGGATCTTCCGAAGAGCTGCTTTACTCCCGAAATTCGCCTCGATTGCGCCGACGAGAGCAAGTTCGAACTCGTGCGCAAGGCCGCCGACTACTTTCGCGGCCGCTACGACGTGATTGAAATCGACGGCGTGCGGGTGAAGTTCCCCGGTGGATGGGGCCTGGTGCGCGCCTCGAATACGCAGCCCGCGCTGGTGATGCGCTTCGAGGCAGGCGACGAAAAAACCCTCGGCGAAATTCGCACGTTGTTCGAGAGCAAACTCAAAGAATTGGGAGCGATGTGA
- a CDS encoding heme-binding protein, with the protein MSKTYEKHAITADFAQKLVDAAVAKANELKIPQCVAIVDEGGNLKAFVRMDGAALIPIEIAQSKAYTALFGFPTHEFFNFIKGDPALVAGIPGRARVAAFGGGYPIKIAGEVVGAIGVSGGTVEQDMQCAEAALKLVQ; encoded by the coding sequence ATGAGCAAGACATATGAGAAGCACGCAATCACCGCGGATTTCGCGCAGAAGCTGGTCGATGCGGCGGTCGCCAAGGCCAACGAGCTCAAAATTCCGCAGTGCGTTGCGATCGTCGACGAGGGCGGAAACCTGAAGGCCTTCGTGCGTATGGACGGCGCGGCGCTTATTCCGATCGAGATCGCGCAGAGCAAGGCCTACACCGCGCTGTTCGGCTTTCCGACTCACGAATTTTTCAATTTCATCAAGGGCGACCCGGCGCTCGTAGCGGGCATCCCGGGACGCGCGCGCGTCGCCGCGTTCGGCGGCGGCTATCCGATCAAGATCGCTGGCGAAGTCGTCGGCGCGATTGGCGTGAGCGGCGGCACGGTCGAGCAGGACATGCAGTGCGCCGAGGCGGCGTTGAAGCTGGTGCAGTAG
- a CDS encoding CPBP family intramembrane glutamic endopeptidase, translating to MRFTVRLTIALLLAAAAAAVIAPFVANALGAAGYRFPFPRIFDRVVMATMAAMMALWARQLRLARLLGRGFAGPLNNLGSAVRGLAVAAASIAILLVLGAMFGGRDAMGTGQALARAPKYVAGAILIAIIEEGFFRAFVLGGMIEDFGRYGALAISSAIYALAHLVRSPARFYVTGFDAAAGFHNLGSSLAQLAHPAAALPALVGLFLLGLALGEAYLLTGSVYFSAGLHAGLVLGVKLWPYGGAPRAAPPHWIAGYGRPALVTGAAAWAISLAIIALMPRLVGKRA from the coding sequence ATGCGATTCACCGTCAGACTAACGATTGCGCTTTTGCTCGCGGCCGCCGCTGCGGCTGTTATCGCACCCTTTGTTGCGAACGCGCTCGGCGCCGCCGGTTACCGCTTCCCATTCCCGCGCATCTTCGATCGCGTCGTGATGGCGACGATGGCGGCGATGATGGCGCTTTGGGCGCGCCAATTGCGCCTCGCCCGTCTGCTCGGGCGCGGTTTCGCCGGTCCGCTCAACAATCTCGGCAGCGCAGTGCGCGGATTGGCGGTTGCGGCGGCGTCTATCGCGATACTGCTCGTGCTCGGTGCGATGTTTGGCGGGCGCGACGCGATGGGGACCGGCCAGGCGCTTGCGCGCGCGCCCAAGTACGTGGCCGGGGCGATCCTGATTGCGATAATCGAGGAAGGCTTCTTCCGCGCCTTCGTGCTGGGCGGGATGATAGAGGACTTCGGCCGTTACGGTGCGCTGGCGATCAGTTCGGCAATCTACGCGCTAGCGCATCTAGTGCGTTCGCCCGCACGCTTTTACGTGACGGGATTCGACGCGGCGGCGGGCTTTCACAACCTCGGCTCGAGCCTTGCGCAACTGGCCCATCCGGCGGCAGCGCTGCCCGCGCTCGTTGGGCTGTTTCTACTCGGGCTTGCGCTGGGCGAGGCTTATCTGCTGACCGGCAGCGTGTACTTCTCGGCAGGATTGCATGCCGGGCTGGTACTTGGGGTCAAGCTATGGCCTTATGGCGGCGCGCCGCGGGCCGCGCCGCCGCATTGGATCGCCGGATACGGACGACCAGCGCTGGTGACCGGTGCGGCGGCGTGGGCGATTTCGCTCGCCATCATCGCGCTGATGCCGCGGCTCGTCGGCAAGCGCGCCTAG
- a CDS encoding 3-oxoacyl-[acyl-carrier-protein] synthase III C-terminal domain-containing protein, with product MNLDLFGGASAVRAPGSGPSAAVSEEHGAAPAILSAATALAPNVVEQASIASLLKGLWGEKYEQSRRWRSTFEQIQRSVRIDRRYLALPVSEYPPLDSFAKTNAAYACVAPELGAAAAERALAAAGMTARDVDYLFFVTGTGIATPSLDARIVNRLGMRAEVRRTPIFGLGCAGGVAAVVRAADVLRGFPDRVAMVVSAELCSLTLQRSDDSVANIIASALFGDGAAAVVMAGGAAATRCGDAGAIPRVIATRSVFYRDSERMMGWDVVESGLKIVLSPAIPELVREHLGGDVDAMLAEQGLGRSAITHWIAHTGGNRVLEAIAAALELPPGALDRSWRLLAATGNLSSASVLFVLHDLLDAGAARAGEYGVMLAMGPGFCAELALLRW from the coding sequence ATGAACCTCGATCTATTTGGCGGAGCCAGCGCCGTGCGAGCGCCCGGGTCCGGCCCGTCGGCCGCGGTGTCCGAAGAACATGGCGCGGCGCCCGCGATTCTGTCCGCCGCCACCGCGCTTGCGCCCAACGTGGTCGAGCAGGCGTCGATCGCGAGCCTGCTCAAGGGGCTGTGGGGTGAGAAATACGAGCAGTCGCGGCGCTGGCGCTCGACCTTCGAGCAGATCCAGCGCTCGGTGCGGATCGATCGGCGATACCTGGCGCTGCCGGTCAGCGAATATCCGCCGCTCGACTCGTTTGCCAAGACCAATGCCGCGTACGCGTGTGTCGCGCCGGAATTGGGCGCAGCGGCGGCAGAGCGCGCGCTTGCGGCGGCCGGGATGACCGCGCGCGACGTCGACTACCTGTTCTTCGTCACCGGCACCGGGATCGCGACGCCGAGCCTTGATGCGCGAATCGTTAACCGGCTCGGGATGCGCGCTGAAGTGCGGCGCACGCCGATCTTCGGACTCGGATGCGCGGGCGGAGTGGCCGCGGTGGTGCGCGCCGCCGACGTGCTGCGCGGATTTCCGGACCGGGTCGCGATGGTGGTCTCGGCGGAGCTGTGCTCGCTTACCCTGCAGCGCAGCGACGACTCGGTCGCCAATATCATCGCCTCGGCGCTGTTCGGCGACGGAGCAGCGGCGGTGGTGATGGCCGGCGGCGCCGCGGCCACGCGTTGCGGCGATGCCGGCGCGATCCCGCGGGTCATCGCGACCCGTTCGGTCTTCTATCGCGACAGCGAGCGGATGATGGGATGGGACGTGGTGGAAAGCGGACTCAAGATCGTGCTGTCGCCCGCGATCCCGGAATTGGTGCGCGAGCACTTGGGCGGCGATGTCGACGCGATGCTCGCGGAGCAGGGCCTGGGGCGTTCGGCCATAACCCACTGGATTGCGCACACCGGCGGAAATCGCGTGCTCGAGGCGATCGCCGCGGCGCTCGAACTTCCGCCCGGCGCGCTCGACCGCTCGTGGCGGCTGCTCGCGGCGACCGGCAACCTGTCTTCGGCCTCGGTGCTGTTCGTGCTGCACGATCTCCTCGATGCGGGCGCGGCGCGGGCGGGCGAGTATGGAGTGATGCTCGCGATGGGTCCGGGGTTCTGCGCGGAGCTGGCGCTACTCCGATGGTGA
- a CDS encoding SDR family oxidoreductase, with the protein MDLGLKGRVALVTGASMGIGEATAVELAGEGCELAICSRHADQLAKVRDQIVAKGVRCVVKECDIRKPGDIAALFDEVRRAYGRLDILVNNAGAATHGTFASLTDEQLIADYELKVLGQLRCTRAALPLLEKSAAPRVINVNAIAGRVVIPGLFATTMHRASCYALSKALAWELADRKILVNSVNIGLVHTNQIERAHARRAPDVPLEKFMAQAAQIVPLKRFGEPHEVSGLIAFLASERAGFITGASIDVGGGQGAHV; encoded by the coding sequence ATGGACCTGGGACTCAAGGGCAGAGTGGCGTTGGTGACCGGCGCGAGCATGGGAATCGGCGAGGCGACCGCGGTCGAGCTTGCGGGCGAGGGATGCGAGCTTGCGATCTGCTCGCGCCACGCCGACCAACTAGCAAAGGTGCGCGACCAGATCGTCGCCAAGGGCGTGCGATGCGTCGTCAAGGAGTGCGACATCCGCAAGCCCGGCGATATCGCCGCGCTTTTCGACGAAGTCCGCCGCGCTTACGGCCGCCTCGACATCCTAGTGAACAACGCCGGCGCCGCGACGCACGGGACCTTCGCCTCGCTGACCGACGAGCAGTTGATCGCCGACTACGAGCTCAAGGTTCTCGGGCAGTTGCGATGCACACGCGCCGCGCTGCCGCTGCTGGAAAAGAGCGCGGCGCCACGCGTGATCAACGTCAACGCGATCGCCGGGCGCGTGGTGATTCCGGGGCTGTTCGCCACCACGATGCATCGGGCCTCCTGTTATGCGCTCAGCAAGGCGCTCGCGTGGGAGCTCGCCGATCGCAAGATCCTGGTCAACTCGGTGAATATCGGGCTCGTCCACACCAATCAGATCGAACGTGCGCACGCGCGCCGCGCCCCCGACGTCCCGTTGGAGAAATTCATGGCGCAGGCGGCACAGATCGTTCCGCTCAAACGCTTCGGCGAGCCGCACGAGGTCTCGGGCCTGATTGCGTTTTTGGCCTCCGAACGGGCCGGTTTCATCACTGGCGCGTCGATCGATGTGGGCGGCGGCCAGGGCGCTCATGTCTAG
- a CDS encoding sugar phosphate nucleotidyltransferase: MSAPRPSALIIAGGRGTRFWPESRAWRPKPLFSIDGRSSLLADTVARVASVTTRARTFVLVSADQRTIFRKALRGLIPAANLVIEPSARGTAVAIAYGCATVAHRAGPGVVAVMPADHYITPPQAFRRTLADAIAFAAARHAVVVIGVVPDRPEPGYGYQQIGRPVGRGFEVVRFVEKPPLNAARRMVASGKFLWNAGMFVMEPATLLSELDQHAPDLGRAMREFGGASPAAVARIYRSLDFDAFDRVVAEKSRNVLGVQARFRWHDVGSWEGLWEALGGRDANVLKGEVIALDSEGVLARGAKGRLMVLLGVKDLVAVDTGDAILVAGRKSSQDLRHVVDELARRRLNRYL, translated from the coding sequence GTGAGCGCGCCAAGGCCGAGCGCGCTCATCATCGCTGGCGGCCGCGGCACGCGCTTTTGGCCGGAAAGCCGCGCCTGGCGGCCCAAGCCACTTTTTTCGATCGACGGACGCAGCTCGCTGCTCGCCGACACCGTTGCGCGGGTCGCTTCGGTAACCACCCGCGCGCGTACCTTCGTGCTGGTCTCGGCCGACCAGCGGACGATCTTCCGCAAGGCCCTCCGCGGCCTTATCCCGGCGGCGAACCTTGTCATCGAACCGAGCGCGCGCGGCACCGCGGTCGCGATCGCCTATGGATGCGCGACCGTCGCGCATCGCGCCGGCCCTGGCGTGGTCGCCGTGATGCCGGCCGACCATTACATCACTCCGCCGCAGGCCTTTCGCCGCACGCTTGCCGACGCTATCGCGTTTGCCGCCGCGCGCCACGCGGTAGTCGTGATCGGTGTCGTCCCCGACCGCCCCGAGCCGGGTTACGGCTATCAGCAGATCGGGCGGCCGGTAGGGCGCGGGTTCGAGGTGGTGCGCTTCGTCGAAAAGCCGCCGCTCAATGCGGCGCGCCGGATGGTCGCGTCGGGGAAGTTTCTGTGGAACGCCGGGATGTTCGTGATGGAGCCCGCGACGCTGCTCTCCGAACTCGACCAGCACGCGCCCGATCTGGGGCGCGCGATGCGCGAGTTCGGCGGCGCGTCGCCGGCCGCGGTCGCGCGCATCTATCGCAGCCTCGATTTCGACGCCTTCGATCGCGTGGTCGCCGAAAAGAGCCGCAACGTGCTGGGCGTGCAGGCGCGCTTTCGATGGCATGACGTGGGAAGCTGGGAGGGGCTCTGGGAGGCGCTCGGCGGGCGCGACGCCAACGTGCTCAAGGGCGAAGTGATCGCGCTCGACAGCGAAGGCGTGCTCGCGCGCGGCGCGAAGGGCCGCTTGATGGTGTTGCTGGGCGTTAAGGACCTGGTTGCGGTCGATACCGGCGACGCCATCCTGGTCGCCGGCCGCAAAAGTTCGCAGGACCTCCGCCACGTGGTCGACGAACTCGCCCGCCGCCGCCTGAATCGCTACCTGTAG
- a CDS encoding SDR family oxidoreductase, with translation MAEQAEQRVALVTGAGRGIGRATALALARDGYALCVAARSFDELEETRRLSGLDPARSLIVLIDLAGEDSPQTLFDAVLEHFGRIDVLVNNAGWAPPRTPLVKLGTAALDRILAVNLRAPIALARLAAARMAKDGGGAIVNVASAAARNTPAGEAVYAAAKAGLIAFSRAAFAELRPSGVKLSVIIPGLVDTALIPSNKRLDRSLMLSAEDVADAVMSVVRAPARACPLEIVLEPQRNPER, from the coding sequence ATGGCAGAGCAGGCAGAACAGCGCGTGGCGCTCGTGACCGGTGCGGGACGCGGGATCGGCCGCGCGACCGCGCTTGCGCTCGCGCGCGATGGCTACGCGCTATGTGTTGCCGCGCGCAGTTTCGACGAACTCGAAGAGACACGGCGCCTCTCAGGCCTCGACCCCGCACGCTCGCTCATCGTGCTGATCGATCTCGCCGGCGAGGACAGCCCGCAGACCCTGTTCGACGCCGTGCTCGAGCACTTTGGGCGCATCGACGTGCTGGTGAACAATGCCGGATGGGCGCCGCCGCGCACGCCGCTGGTCAAGCTCGGCACCGCCGCGCTGGACCGCATCCTGGCCGTGAATCTGCGCGCGCCAATCGCGCTCGCGCGCCTTGCGGCGGCGCGGATGGCCAAAGACGGTGGCGGCGCCATCGTAAACGTCGCCTCGGCAGCGGCACGTAATACGCCGGCGGGCGAGGCGGTCTATGCAGCGGCCAAGGCCGGGCTGATCGCGTTCAGCCGCGCGGCCTTCGCCGAACTGCGTCCGAGCGGGGTCAAGTTGTCGGTGATAATCCCGGGGCTGGTCGACACCGCGCTCATCCCGTCCAACAAACGCCTCGATCGCTCGCTGATGCTCTCGGCCGAAGATGTGGCGGACGCGGTGATGTCCGTGGTGCGGGCGCCGGCGCGCGCGTGCCCGCTGGAAATCGTGCTCGAGCCGCAGCGCAACCCTGAGCGCTAG
- a CDS encoding glutathione S-transferase family protein encodes MMKLYDFLPCPFGQKVRIVLAEKSLTYELIQIDFAQNDQRRPEFLRLNPFARVPVLVDEDTTVYDSTIINEYLEDEYPEPPVLPTIGSSAQRARARLFEDFADTSFTPQVGQLMTEMARAEGERDQGRLQRLHRSIERALDYLNHELTGQQFLAGEFSVADIGFAPRMLVLGELGVQTGTNRPNVDAWIRRLLERPSIQSLQGVTIEPLAGV; translated from the coding sequence ATGATGAAACTTTACGATTTCCTGCCCTGCCCGTTCGGTCAAAAGGTGCGGATTGTTCTGGCGGAAAAGAGCCTGACCTACGAGCTCATCCAGATTGACTTCGCCCAGAATGACCAACGGCGCCCCGAATTCCTCCGGCTGAACCCGTTTGCCCGGGTTCCGGTGCTGGTCGACGAAGACACCACAGTCTACGATTCGACGATCATCAACGAATATCTGGAGGACGAATATCCGGAACCGCCCGTGCTGCCGACAATCGGCTCGAGCGCGCAGCGCGCGCGGGCGCGGCTGTTCGAGGACTTCGCCGATACCTCGTTCACGCCGCAGGTTGGACAACTCATGACCGAGATGGCGCGGGCGGAGGGCGAGCGCGACCAGGGACGCCTCCAGCGGCTGCATCGTTCGATCGAGCGCGCGCTGGACTATCTCAATCACGAGCTGACCGGACAGCAGTTTCTGGCCGGAGAGTTTTCGGTCGCCGACATCGGGTTCGCGCCGCGCATGCTGGTATTGGGCGAATTGGGAGTCCAGACGGGAACCAATCGTCCCAACGTCGACGCGTGGATAAGGCGGCTGTTGGAGCGGCCGAGCATCCAGTCCCTCCAAGGCGTGACGATCGAACCGCTCGCCGGCGTCTAG
- the glgC gene encoding glucose-1-phosphate adenylyltransferase, with amino-acid sequence MRTLAMVMAGGLGSRLHPLTRDRAKPAVPFGGKYRIIDFVLSNLVNSRIYAIYVLVQWRSQSLIEHLKDGWQFGGILTDQFVTPVPAQMRMGESWYQGTADAIFQNLNLLEDNNPDLVAVFGADHIYRMDVQQMIEFHLERKAAITVATIPVRIEEADQFGIVQVDSGLRVSGFQEKPSSARAMPGAPGQCLASMGNYLFNPEVLRRALEEDSTIASSHHDFGRDLIPRLIERVPIYAYNFMTNRIQGDSEVNLSYWRDVGTIDAYYEANMDLRDARPHLNLYNQRWPLRTAYYDQPPAKFVFDEHGRRGEALHSVVSEGCIVSGGTVRNSVLGRSVFVHSWSLVEDSVIMDYSEIGRHARVRRAIIDKNVYISEGDEIGYDLERDRQRFHVTDSGLVVIAKAPKRERQSL; translated from the coding sequence ATGAGGACTCTTGCGATGGTGATGGCCGGAGGGCTGGGCAGCAGGCTGCACCCGCTGACCCGCGACCGCGCCAAGCCGGCTGTGCCTTTTGGCGGCAAGTACCGGATTATCGATTTCGTGCTTTCGAATCTTGTAAACTCGCGAATTTACGCGATTTACGTGCTGGTGCAATGGCGCTCCCAGTCGCTTATCGAGCATCTCAAGGACGGATGGCAGTTCGGCGGGATACTGACCGACCAGTTCGTCACCCCGGTTCCCGCCCAGATGCGGATGGGCGAGAGCTGGTACCAGGGCACCGCCGACGCCATCTTTCAGAACCTCAACCTGCTGGAAGACAATAATCCCGACCTCGTCGCGGTCTTCGGCGCCGACCATATCTACCGGATGGACGTGCAGCAGATGATCGAGTTCCATCTCGAGCGCAAGGCCGCCATAACCGTCGCCACCATCCCGGTCCGAATCGAGGAAGCCGACCAGTTCGGAATCGTCCAGGTCGACTCGGGATTGCGCGTTTCGGGTTTTCAGGAGAAACCGTCGAGCGCGCGTGCGATGCCCGGGGCGCCCGGACAGTGCCTCGCTTCGATGGGCAACTATCTGTTCAATCCCGAAGTCCTGCGCCGCGCGCTGGAGGAGGACTCGACCATCGCTTCGAGCCATCACGACTTCGGCCGCGATCTCATCCCGCGCCTGATTGAACGGGTTCCCATCTACGCCTATAACTTCATGACCAATCGCATCCAGGGCGATTCCGAGGTCAACCTGAGCTACTGGCGCGACGTCGGCACGATCGACGCCTACTACGAAGCCAACATGGATCTGCGCGACGCGCGGCCCCATCTCAACCTCTACAACCAGCGCTGGCCGTTGCGCACGGCCTACTACGATCAGCCGCCGGCCAAGTTCGTCTTCGACGAGCACGGGCGGCGGGGCGAAGCGCTGCATTCGGTCGTCTCCGAAGGATGCATCGTGTCGGGCGGCACCGTGCGCAACTCGGTGCTCGGCCGTTCGGTTTTCGTCCACTCGTGGAGCCTGGTCGAGGATTCGGTGATCATGGATTACAGCGAGATCGGCCGCCACGCCCGCGTGCGCCGCGCGATCATCGACAAGAACGTTTACATCTCCGAGGGCGACGAGATCGGTTACGATCTCGAGCGCGACCGCCAGCGCTTTCATGTCACCGACTCGGGCCTGGTCGTGATCGCCAAGGCCCCCAAGCGCGAGCGGCAAAGCCTGTGA
- a CDS encoding isoprenylcysteine carboxylmethyltransferase family protein yields the protein MVISLRAYLAIITALALERLFHLALASRNARRAFAMGAVERGRGHYPALAALHALFLVSAAAEAIVLRRPFPGALGWAALGAALGAQALRYWSIAALGSRWNTRIIVLPGAAPVVRGPYRFMRHPNYLAVIIEIACVPMIRGCWITATVFSIANAVLLRTRIPAEEAALGSRYALEFSGRLRLVPKPSPRTARHDAHGGARRRIAQRRRGLTTR from the coding sequence ATGGTGATCTCGCTCCGCGCGTACCTGGCGATCATCACGGCGCTCGCGCTCGAGCGGCTGTTTCATCTGGCGCTCGCCTCGCGCAACGCGCGTCGCGCATTCGCGATGGGCGCGGTCGAGCGCGGACGGGGCCACTATCCGGCGCTGGCGGCGCTTCACGCGCTCTTCCTGGTCTCGGCGGCGGCCGAGGCGATCGTGCTCCGGCGTCCGTTCCCGGGCGCGCTCGGATGGGCCGCGCTTGGCGCCGCGCTCGGAGCACAGGCGCTCCGCTACTGGTCGATCGCGGCGCTGGGCTCGCGCTGGAACACGCGTATCATCGTGCTGCCCGGCGCCGCTCCGGTGGTCCGCGGGCCGTACCGCTTTATGCGCCATCCCAACTATCTTGCGGTGATCATCGAAATCGCATGCGTGCCGATGATCCGGGGATGCTGGATAACGGCGACGGTATTTTCGATCGCCAATGCGGTGCTGCTGAGAACGAGGATTCCCGCCGAGGAGGCTGCGCTGGGCTCCCGCTACGCGCTCGAATTCAGCGGCCGGCTGCGGCTGGTTCCCAAACCTTCGCCACGGACCGCGCGGCACGACGCGCACGGCGGGGCCCGCCGCAGGATCGCGCAGCGGCGCCGCGGATTAACCACGCGCTAA
- a CDS encoding lysophospholipid acyltransferase family protein, which yields MTQSLAGDLTENRSSGGAAAANGTRGNGDTLDAPGEETDGADPSQSACKGSVRRERPPLAGLKLGRKDWIVFQAMRAAVYALSLLPDFALYPLGMLGGYAAYLLDRRHVAVGMTNLRIAFPDRSGRELRRIVRASYLNLGRSGAEYVRLAGFFHRRLVRHVTYERFHYWDELKRLYPGRGIVVLSAHFGNFELLAAAHALHGHPITLVHHTQRFLAGDALMTWVRERAGVDVVRKRSAARAVLKSLADGELVGVPFDQNAKRGEAVFVPFFGEPAATSRTLARLVRKSGALVVPVFIVREPDKRRHRIVIQDLVALQESADAEADIVENTRRFLRPIEEIVRRYPEQFLWQHRRYRTRPRGMAPLYEETRRHRDSRAKAIS from the coding sequence GTGACCCAAAGCCTCGCCGGCGACCTGACCGAAAATCGCTCCAGCGGCGGCGCGGCTGCCGCCAACGGCACACGCGGCAACGGCGACACGCTGGACGCGCCCGGCGAGGAGACGGACGGCGCCGATCCGTCCCAATCTGCGTGCAAGGGCAGCGTCCGCCGCGAGCGCCCCCCGCTTGCCGGGCTCAAACTCGGCCGCAAGGACTGGATTGTATTCCAGGCGATGCGCGCGGCCGTGTACGCGCTGAGCCTGCTGCCTGACTTCGCCCTGTATCCGCTCGGAATGCTCGGCGGCTACGCCGCGTATCTGCTCGATCGCCGCCACGTGGCGGTCGGCATGACCAACCTCCGGATCGCGTTTCCCGATCGCTCCGGGCGCGAACTCCGGCGCATCGTGCGCGCCTCCTACCTGAACCTCGGCCGCAGCGGCGCCGAGTACGTGCGCCTGGCCGGGTTTTTCCACCGCCGGCTCGTCCGGCACGTCACCTACGAGCGCTTCCACTACTGGGACGAGCTCAAGCGGCTCTATCCGGGGCGCGGCATCGTCGTGCTGAGCGCGCACTTCGGCAACTTCGAGCTCCTGGCGGCCGCGCACGCCCTTCACGGCCATCCGATAACCCTGGTCCATCACACGCAGCGCTTCCTCGCCGGCGACGCATTGATGACCTGGGTGCGCGAGCGCGCCGGAGTGGACGTCGTGCGCAAGCGCTCGGCCGCTCGCGCCGTGCTCAAATCGCTCGCCGACGGCGAATTGGTGGGCGTTCCGTTCGATCAGAACGCGAAGCGCGGCGAAGCGGTGTTCGTGCCGTTTTTTGGCGAGCCGGCGGCGACCTCGCGCACGCTCGCGCGGCTGGTGCGAAAGTCGGGCGCGCTGGTGGTCCCGGTCTTCATCGTGCGCGAGCCCGACAAGCGCCGCCATCGCATCGTCATCCAGGACCTCGTCGCGCTTCAGGAGAGCGCCGACGCCGAGGCCGACATCGTCGAGAACACGCGGCGCTTTCTGCGCCCGATCGAAGAGATCGTGCGCCGGTATCCCGAGCAATTCCTCTGGCAGCATCGGCGCTACCGCACGCGGCCGCGCGGTATGGCGCCGTTGTACGAGGAAACGCGGCGGCATCGCGATTCCCGCGCCAAAGCGATATCTTAG